In Carya illinoinensis cultivar Pawnee chromosome 9, C.illinoinensisPawnee_v1, whole genome shotgun sequence, the following are encoded in one genomic region:
- the LOC122276924 gene encoding probable aspartyl protease At4g16563 produces the protein MATISPFTTASFIIFLLLIPIMLNIGQTQAKQQRNPNSVLVLGMTRSRTSLPSPKASYRNSAKRPSEVPDMMEPLREVRDGYLISLNLGTPGQIIQVYVDTGSDLTWVPCGNLTFDCIDCDDYRNDKLTANFSPTFSSSSARDLCGSSFCVNVHSSDSYFDTCTMAGCSLLTLLKATCPRPCPSFAYAYGAGAVVTGTLTRDTLRVHGTNKPSSVTRETPKFCFGCVGSTYREPIGIAGFGRGALSLPSQLGFLQKGFSHCFLAFKFANNPNISSPLVVGDAAISSKDYLQFTPMLKNPMYPNYYYIGLEAISVGNVSAIKVPLNLRDFDLQGNGAMLIDSGTTYTHLPEPLYSQLLSVLQSAISYTRAMDMEMRTGFDLCYRVPCTHNNIMDDLLPTITFHFIKNTSLVLPQGNHFYAMGAPSNSTVVKCLLFRSMDDGDYGPAGVFGSFQQQNVEVVYDLMKERVGFQPRDCASYAAAQGLHKI, from the coding sequence ATGGCCACAATATCACCGTTCACAACTGCCAGCTTTATCATATTCCTTCTACTCATACCAATAATGTTGAATATCGGCCAAACTCAAGCCAAACAGCAGAGAAACCCTAATTCAGTATTGGTCCTTGGTATGACTCGCTCTAGGACCTCCCTTCCTTCTCCAAAAGCCTCCTATAGGAACTCAGCAAAGAGACCATCGGAAGTCCCAGACATGATGGAACCGCTCAGGGAGGTTAGAGATGGGTACTTAATATCTCTTAATTTGGGGACACCTGGACAAATCATTCAAGTATACGTGGATACGGGGAGTGACCTTACCTGGGTTCCTTGTGGGAATCTAACATTCGATTGCATCGATTGTGATGACTACAGGAACGATAAGTTGACAGCCAATTTCTCTCCCACCTTTTCTTCTTCATCAGCTAGGGATCTTTGTGGCAGCTCCTTCTGCGTCAATGTCCATAGCTCAGATAGTTATTTTGATACTTGCACTATGGCTGGATGCTCGTTGCTTACCCTTCTCAAAGCCACGTGCCCCAGACCGTGCCCTTCATTTGCTTATGCCTATGGTGCAGGCGCGGTTGTCACTGGGACACTTACTAGGGATACACTTAGGGTTCATGGAACTAATAAGCCTAGTTCTGTCACTAGAGAAACCCCAAAGTTTTGTTTTGGGTGCGTTGGTTCTACATATAGAGAACCTATTGGCATTGCAGGGTTTGGTAGGGGTGCACTTTCCCTTCCTTCACAACTAGGGTTCCTGCAAAAGGGCTTCTCCCACTGCTTCTTAGCCTTTAAATTTGCAAATAACCCTAATATATCAAGCCCATTAGTTGTGGGAGATGCTGCTATTTCTTCTAAAGACTACTTACAATTCACCCCAATGTTGAAGAACCCCATGTATCCAAACTACTACTATATTGGTCTAGAGGCCATATCTGTAGGCAATGTCAGTGCAATCAAAGTGCCATTGAACTTAAGGGATTTTGATTTGCAAGGTAATGGGGCCATGTTGATAGATTCGGGAACCACTTATACTCACCTTCCGGAGCCATTGTACTCACAACTTCTTTCAGTTCTGCAATCAGCAATATCTTATACTAGAGCCATGGATATGGAGATGAGGACAGGTTTTGATCTTTGTTATAGAGTTCCATGTACGCATAATAACATTATGGACGATCTCCTTCCTACTATAACTTTCCATTTCATAAAAAACACGAGCCTTGTTTTACCTCAAGGAAATCACTTCTATGCCATGGGAGCCCCGAGTAACTCGACGGTGGTGAAATGCCTATTGTTCCGAAGTATGGATGATGGTGATTACGGGCCGGCTGGGGTATTTGGGAGCTTCCAACAGCAAAACGTGGAGGTTGTTTATGACTTAATGAAAGAGAGAGTTGGCTTTCAACCTAGGGACTGTGCTTCGTATGCAGCTGCTCAAGGACTTCATAAAATATAA